The Panicum virgatum strain AP13 chromosome 3N, P.virgatum_v5, whole genome shotgun sequence genome includes the window TATATGGAATGCTTGTGGGCACAGTGGTGACCGATACCCCAGTTCGCCCACGATATGCGGACTCAAGGAAAACACGATTTGACTTTTTCTTAAACTAATTTTAATCTTATTTGAAGAGAGTACAAATATCAACATTTCAAGTGTATCACAATCTGTTTGCTTTGCTATATCAATTTTAAATTTCttgttatttttaaatatagttattttttaaaatatataatttttaaatataaatgttttttaaacacggcacgtgcatctccactaGTATGATAAAAGTATTATGAAAAGAGAGGAGATATGAGAGATGTTGGTCCCTGCAGTCCAAGGGCCAGGTAAGCAACCTGGtcaccttcctctccctctcctttggTGCAAGGTAGAAGAAGAGCTGAGCTCTTCTGCACACACACACTCTGCTCTCTGCGCTAGCTGAGAGCTGAACACTAGAATGTGGCAAGAATGAACTGCCTTTTCTCATTGCATTGCACTCATATTTATACACCATTGCTACCTACTCTAAGGTGCTACCACTTATGGCTAATAACTTCTATCACTATCTGAACATTAGTGGCCTAGAGCCATAAGTCAACAAAGGCTGCTAGTCAACAAAGGCTGCTAGCAAACTGCAGACTTGCCTTGACCAAAATCAGCAAAGGGACAGCTGCAGATTAAGTCTTACATTACTtcccctaatcctgctgctagcCCTGGACCTCATCCATGCCGATCATCTTCCTCAATTCCGAGAACCGAAGACGCCCGAGCGACTTGGTGAGGATGTCAGCGAGTTGCCGTCCAGTGTCGAACTCGATGACAAGGTGCCCCCCATCGACGCAGTCCCGAAGAAAATGGAACTTCACATCGATATGCTTGCTTCGGTCGTGAAAGACGGGGTTCTTTGCCAGCGCAATGGCCGGCTGGTTGTCCACCTTGAGTGCTGGCGGGCGAGCTTCAACGCCAGTGAGCTCACCCAACAGCCGGCGCAGCCAAACGACTTGGCACGCCGCGGTGGCCGCTGCAATGTACTCCGATTCACAGGTTGACAGCGCCACCACCTTCTGCTTCAGTGACTGCCAAGCCACCGGTGCGGTTCCAAGGGAGACGAGCACACCTGTGGTGCTCTTCCGTCCATCCACATCTCCAGCCATGTCCGCATCGCTGAATGCCGTCAGCTGAAGCCCGCCGTGCCTGGGGAAGACGACGCCCATGTCCAGAGAGCCCTGGACGTAGCGCAGCACCCGCTTGACCGCTGTCCAGTGGTCCTCCCGCGGGTCTTCGAGGAAACGGCTCACATACCCGACTGCGAACGTGATGTCCGGCCGCGTATGCGTCAGCCACCGCAGCCCGCCGACGATGCTCCGGTAACGCGTTgcgtccaccctcgccgccgtgctgttCTTCGACAGCTTGATCCGCTCCTCCATCGGCGTCGCCATGGGCTTGCAGCCCGTCATCCCGGCCTGCTCCAGCAGCTTGAGCGCATAGGCGCGCTGGCCCAGCGCGATGGAGTCCCTCCCCTGCTTtacctcgatgccgaggtagtAGGAGAGTGCGCCAAGATCGCTCATCTTGAAACGAGCCGCCATCTCGCATTTGAACGCTTCAATGTCCTGCGCCCGAGCTCCGGTGACGATCAGGTCGTCCACGTACACGCCGACGATGAGCTCTTCCTTCCCCCGTCGTCGTGTGTACAGCGCATGCTCGGTGGCGCAGCGTGCGAACCCAAGCTCACCCATGGTGTCgagcttggcgttccacgccctgGGAGCTTGGCGCAGCCCATACAGAGCCTTCCACAGCCGGAGCACCTTGTGCTCTACCCCCGGCATCGCGAAGCCCGGTGCCTGCTTGACGTAGACCTTCTCCTCCAGGTCGCCGTTCAAGAACGCCGATTTGATGTCGAGGTGATGGACCTGCCAGTCCTTTGCCGCCGCAAGAGCTAGCAGCAACCGCACCGACTCCATCCGAGCCACCGGCGCGAACACCTCGAAATCAATCCCTTCACGCTGCACAAAACCACGGGCAACGAGCCGAGCCTTTTGCTTGACAATGGCGCCACGCTCGTCCCGCTTtaccttgtagacccatttcagGCCAATCGGCCGGCATCCCGCCGGTGGATCGACCAGCTCCCAGGTGCGGTTGTCTTCGATTGACCGTATCTCCTCCATCATGGCCTTCCGCCAGTCCGCGTCACGCTCCGCAAccggctgtgtttagttgcaaaaaaattttctccaaacttcactattcacctatcacaacaattttttttccctcatgcatggagtactaaatgtatgtaaataaaaactaattgcatatttttgatgtacgttgcgagacgaatcttttgagcctagttagcctatggtaggacaatatttatcacaaacaaacgaaaagtgttacAGTATGCTACAGTATCCGATGTGAACCTTTTTACTACTTTttgcggatctaaacacagccttgcaCACTGGCTGTTGGCAACTGCAACTCGAATGACTCAATAGATTCATTTCAAGATACCAAAATTTTGAGCTAAAGAGCATGCAGATCAGCCTACAAATCCCAGCTGATTAAGACATTTGAGATCCATCTCAAAAAAGAAGTATGCATGGGCGTGGATGCACCTAAGGGGCTCCGGCTCGATCCACAGCAATCCAACCGTGTTTTGCAGATTTATGGATCGATCCATTCAGTTCGGCGAGGATAGCACCCATGATCCAAAGGGTCACGTGGGTCGACCCAGCCTCCACCTCATCCTCTGCATCTCTGCTTGGCCCGCTCCCCGTGAGGCCTTGACCCCGTCCAAGAGCTGGCCGCTCTCCGCCATACGCGCGGCCGTCTCCCCTCGGCAACTCCATCCTTGGCTAGCGTCGGGTGAGCAAGTGCCGCCGCTCGTCCGGCCTCTGCCCGCAGCTCGCCTACCGCTTGGCCGGCCTCTGCCCGCGGCCGCTCGCCCAACCTCCGCCGTGGCTCGCCGGCCTGCGGCATGCGCTGGCTCCGCACACAGCCGGCCTCTGTCGGGCCGCTCGTGGCTTGCCGGCCTGCGCCACCTCTGCACGCAACCGGCCGGCCGCTCGCCCGGCCACCAAACACGGCTTTCCTGCCTCTGCATGTGAGCCTGCGTCCTGTCTCCTGTGGCCTGCGCCGCCTCAGCATGCAGTGGCCCGGCCGCTCGCCCGGCCACCAAACACAGCTTGGCAGGCCGCGCCGTCTCCGCTCTGGCCGGTGCTCCCTTGCCTCCGCCCGTggctcgccggcctcctcgtCAGCCTCTCTCTCGCGAGCTCGCGCTGGCCACGAAAGTCACGCGACGGTGCATGCGCAGCTGTGCccccgtggtggcggcggcggcaggtgggTCGAACCGCTCGAGCCTAGGGTGCAAGTAAATTTGATCCACCGATCCATACTAGTTTGATGGTTTCTAAACGGGGCCCATTAGGTTTATTTTGGTGGGCCGGTTCGGCGACTCAACAGTTCGACCCGCCCCACCCCCATCGTTAAAAACAAGGAAAAAGCTATCCTACGATCAGTCGCGCTAAGATGCGAGCGCGCGACCGTGCGCAGGCCTGCCTACGGCCTAGTATGCATCCGCGGGCCGCGACCCAGCAAATCCCATATACCAGACTGTGTTATACACCTATGACCCAGCAACCCACGCACCTCTGCACGTTGTTGCTGTTGCATTTTTGTTTGGCCACGCACATAGCATTCATGGAAGGAAATGGACCCCTTTCTATATATAAAGctttcctaaaaatattttatctactTCATAGTACCTCTGTTTCGAGAATTGATTGCACCAATGTGTTCTACGCGACAAGACGGACAAAACTAGACCccacttgcatatgttttaacgATGTTTTTCACTATAGCAACTTATATGATCACTTGCTCTCTTTCTGTAGCAACTTAAATGTATGTTATATTAATATAGTAACAACTTATGTGTATATCAACTATTATTTTGTGTTAACTCATATGTATCAATGTATGATTAATTCTATTTGCGGCAACTTGTATCTTATATGTGGGGAAACTCGTGTACGATAGATGTTGATTTTGtgacaacttttatttttacatgtacgaatatttttatttatatagcaatttgtatataaatttgtgttttaaattttatagcaatttgtatataaatttaTGTGTACGATAAGTTACTCCTTTTTAACTACTTATGTGTACAACACTTTATCATTGTAACAACTTATTCATATTACATATATGACTGATTTTATTTTTGCGTATGACCGATTCTATTTTAACAAATTATGTTTTTTTGCCAACTTTATTCTTTCACAACTTATAATATTTCtttttgataattattatctTACATATACGGTAACTCATATATTATATGTTTGGCAACTCATGTCATCATAAATTTTGTTTTTATGGCAACTTTCGTTTTACTTCTATGACAACTTTTATGTTTATGATAATTTATATATAAAGTTATAAGTTCGATACTTACTTTTTTACTACTTATTTGTATAATATTTTGTATTTGCGATAACTTATGTATATGATTGTTCGTGGCAATTGATGTTTACAACATATTTTGCTTATGTGGCACTATTTTTGTgataatttataaatatttttatgacAATTTTTATCATATATGTGTGGCAACTTATATCTTATATGTATGGCAACTCATGtgcatgaaatcttttgttttTGTGGCAACTTATTGTATAATATATAGCAACTTGCTACCTTTATAAAATATtgtcaaaatatatgcaagtgagatcttgttttgaCCGTCTCATCACGTAGAACACAACGGTGCAATCGGTATTTAAAACGGAGCTCGCACGaagaagataaaatattttttagaatGTCATTTTGTATTTAAAAAATTAGTGTAGTTTTAATTTAATACTGTACGTAGAAGTCAAAGTAGAAGGCAGGGGTGTCGCGCGCTGCGCCTCCTGTGTGACGGGTGGCGCGTTAACCTCCTAAAAAGAAGGCATCCGACTTCCGACAGTCCAACTTCCCGTCTCGTCTCGCCCGCAACGACTGGACGTTCCAAAGGGAAGCCAAACCGCATCCGCAACTGTTGCATTATTATGAAAAATATCTTCAGTTCATAAGTTAAACCTTTCACTGGTGTAAGTAGTAATTTCCATTAAAAAAACCAATTAATCGATACTTCAGTTGTGCACAAATGGGCACCAAATTCAACAAAGTAGTAATTTCCATTAAAAAATCAATTAATCGATACTTCAGTTGTGCGCAAATGGGCACCATTTTCCGCCTGATTAGATGGCTTACCAACAACGGGTAAAAGAGAACAGGAGTCCAAGACTCTAGGGGTCACCTCTTATGAATTGCTTATAGCATATGCCACTTCTTCCAGGCTAGTCCTGATGAAGCTGTGACCCATATAGCTAAGATTTGCAACCACTGCAGCAAGCTAATACATCCTTGACATGCCGGAGGGCACAACACCAACATTTCTGTGAGTACCAGTACCAGTGCCAACTGATGCTGCTGCGGCAGCAACAATGCCGTTAAGAGATCGTGTGTATATGTCAGTCCCTGATGTTATTCTATCTAGCGGGTTATTCTTGGGGCCAGCTGGAACATGGAATGGGGGCGCTCTCATGTTTACAGCAACATCGGCCGTGCCTTTGCTGTTTGCACAAGCTTGGGCCTGCGAATGCAGTGTATAACCACCCATGGCTTGTGATTGGTTGGTACTGTCCAATCTTGCAGGCATTTGATGGTAACCGTACGCTTGTGGGATTTGCTGATGGGAAGGATACCCTGAATTCATCACTGAGCCATTAACTCTTCCTGGTCCTGCTGTCAAAAAGGAAATAATCTCAGAAAAAGGCCCATCGAGAGTCTGAAACTATATATCAGTAAGCCATCTATAATAAATGAACAGAGAAATACCTGCTTGTGCTTGCAGCCCTTGTGGGGGCAGAGATGCCCTGGGAACATTTGCAGGACCTCTTTCTTTCTCCCAAGGATTCTTGCATGAATCATCAGAGACTGGTCTAACCCTCGATGAGGCAGCAAGAGGTTGTTCCTTGGCAGGAATTGGATTCGAGTGAACAATGGTAGTCCTGCAaaaacgaagctgacagattaGCAAAAGGTAAAATCTTCCCTGAATTGGCAAAAGCACAGAAACACAGGTCTATAAGCATTCTCAGCACATGCTAATCAACTCTCAGTTTTTATACAAGAACCCTGACTAGTAAATATTGACCAAGATTGTACAGTTGACTTGAAATTTCAAGAACCTACCTATCAATTATGAGCACCCCAAGTCTAGAACATTGGCACTACTGAATATTCCCAGAAACGCATCTGGTCTTATTCTGCAGTCAAGGCCATTTACAGAACTTTTGAATTATCAAGGTCAACTACGATTGTATCCCTGAACTCCTGTGATCATCTAGCCTTGGTCACTTCACTCTCAAGTTCCAACATCCTGACAATGACCTCCTACCCAATCCAGAAGATGAATCAGGACTATGATACCCATATTACCTGGGAAGGGATGCATGTTTTCTATCCATTGGAACAGATGGGCCATTACCACCGCTTTCTTCAAGATGAGAAAACTGCTTCTTAAATTGATCAACAGCACTGTGTAACATAGCCAGCGAGTATTCCCATCAAAGAGTTGAAACGAAGGAATACATGagtaaatacatgcatgcaCGAAGCACCATACATGTGCAAATACAGAAAAACTAGAACCTTGGGTAGAGAAAGGTTGTCCTCTCTGTGCCGTTTGTGTAGCTATTCAGTAACTGCGGGTGATATTCCAATATCTCGCGGAATATCAACTTCCTTATCTCCTCCTTTGACATTCTTTTGTGCTCAAAGTCAAATTCCACTTTTTTGATTGGCTGACAGGATGGCTCCCTTTCAACCCTGGCAAGACCTTTGAAGTATGGATCACGCAATGCCTGACACAAAACAAGCATTTAAAGAATGTCACAAACACTTAGGATTACCAAGTAAGGCTGCAAGCAACATCAAGAGGCCTAGTTACATAGAGGAAAATGAACTGAGGCAGCAGAAAAAATTAAGGTAACAGAGCACCAAAGGAATACCTCTTCTGCAGTTGGACGGTCCTTTGGGTCAAACGCTAATAGCTTTTCCAATAGTTTAAGTGCCAAAGGATCTGCATTGGGAAACTTCTGAGAAAACGGAACTGGGTCTTTTTTTCTCATGCTGCTCAAGTACCTCCTTGCTTTCTCATTCCGAACCTGAAAAGGAATTAAAAAATCAACAGGTTCAACTTTGGAGTCACTGGAGAAAGACACAAACTAAAGGAGAGTTTCCCCTGGTTGTAGCACTATACCCGAGAAATTGTATCCATTGATGGTGTGCCTAGAAGATCGGTCATCAAGTCTAACTGATGGACAACATTTTTACCAGGAAATAATGGCTTCCCTGTCAACACCTCAGCGAAGATGCATCCAATGCTCCAAATATCAATAGCTGGCGTATACTGCATTTTTGGGGAGACAACAATGTAAAGAACATACAGACTATAAGCATACTGACAACGATTTAAATAACAGTAAAATGCTTTTAGCATTCTGAATAGTAAGAAAAGCTCATTTTATTATTGTAAAGCTGCTATTCAACAGGTCATTGGTTCCTATTTGTGCACAATACAGAATAAAAAGATAAATACAAATCAGATTGATCatgcatgaaaaataaaaccACATAACAAAAATGAAATACAGAACAAGAAAAACGAGCATTTATATCTACTAATCTACACATAAAATATATACAGAGTTTAACAAGGCACTGGTGAAATGTAATAACATGCCATGAGAACTCATTGTCAAGGGCGAAAAAGAATAATGTGCTCAAATAATCGTAATTGCTAACTTATATAATGGGACGATCAAACGTAGCTTTTTCCAACCCAAACTGAACTCTTCTGTCAATATAGTGAGCATTTGTATGATATAACTATAGGGCTCACCTTGGAGAAGAAGGATCCACAAAGCTCAGGAGCTCTGTACCATCTTGTTGCGACATAATCCTGCAGGGCATATGTATCAAATATGATATCTATTATAATTCGATACAATaaacaaaagaacaaaaaaTTTGTTCCTTGCATACCGTCCAGAATACTGTTGTTGGGGTATCATTGAATGCAACTCGTGCTAGTCCAAAGTCACATATTTTCAGTTTGCAGTTAGAGTTCGCTAAAATATTCTTGGGCTTTAGGTCACGATGATAAA containing:
- the LOC120664504 gene encoding mitogen-activated protein kinase 10-like isoform X1, with product MQQEQRKKSSAEAEFFTEYGDANRYKIQEVIGKGSYGVVCSAIDLHTRQRVAIKKIHNIFEHVSDAARILREIKLLRLLRHPDIVEIKHIMLPPSRKDFKDIYVVFELMESDLHQVIKANDDLTKEHYQFFLYQLLRALKYIHTANVYHRDLKPKNILANSNCKLKICDFGLARVAFNDTPTTVFWTDYVATRWYRAPELCGSFFSKYTPAIDIWSIGCIFAEVLTGKPLFPGKNVVHQLDLMTDLLGTPSMDTISRVRNEKARRYLSSMRKKDPVPFSQKFPNADPLALKLLEKLLAFDPKDRPTAEEALRDPYFKGLARVEREPSCQPIKKVEFDFEHKRMSKEEIRKLIFREILEYHPQLLNSYTNGTERTTFLYPSAVDQFKKQFSHLEESGGNGPSVPMDRKHASLPRTTIVHSNPIPAKEQPLAASSRVRPVSDDSCKNPWEKERGPANVPRASLPPQGLQAQAAGPGRVNGSVMNSGYPSHQQIPQAYGYHQMPARLDSTNQSQAMGGYTLHSQAQACANSKGTADVAVNMRAPPFHVPAGPKNNPLDRITSGTDIYTRSLNGIVAAAAASVGTGTGTHRNVGVVPSGMSRMY
- the LOC120664504 gene encoding mitogen-activated protein kinase 10-like isoform X3 gives rise to the protein MLPPSRKDFKDIYVVFELMESDLHQVIKANDDLTKEHYQFFLYQLLRALKYIHTANVYHRDLKPKNILANSNCKLKICDFGLARVAFNDTPTTVFWTDYVATRWYRAPELCGSFFSKYTPAIDIWSIGCIFAEVLTGKPLFPGKNVVHQLDLMTDLLGTPSMDTISRVRNEKARRYLSSMRKKDPVPFSQKFPNADPLALKLLEKLLAFDPKDRPTAEEALRDPYFKGLARVEREPSCQPIKKVEFDFEHKRMSKEEIRKLIFREILEYHPQLLNSYTNGTERTTFLYPSAVDQFKKQFSHLEESGGNGPSVPMDRKHASLPRTTIVHSNPIPAKEQPLAASSRVRPVSDDSCKNPWEKERGPANVPRASLPPQGLQAQAAGPGRVNGSVMNSGYPSHQQIPQAYGYHQMPARLDSTNQSQAMGGYTLHSQAQACANSKGTADVAVNMRAPPFHVPAGPKNNPLDRITSGTDIYTRSLNGIVAAAAASVGTGTGTHRNVGVVPSGMSRMY
- the LOC120664504 gene encoding mitogen-activated protein kinase 10-like isoform X4 — protein: MLPPSRKDFKDIYVVFELMESDLHQVIKANDDLTKEHYQFFLYQLLRALKYIHTANVYHRDLKPKNILANSNCKLKICDFGLARVAFNDTPTTVFWTDYVATRWYRAPELCGSFFSKYTPAIDIWSIGCIFAEVLTGKPLFPGKNVVHQLDLMTDLLGTPSMDTISRVRNEKARRYLSSMRKKDPVPFSQKFPNADPLALKLLEKLLAFDPKDRPTAEEALRDPYFKGLARVEREPSCQPIKKVEFDFEHKRMSKEEIRKLIFREILEYHPQLLNSYTNGTERTTFLYPSAVDQFKKQFSHLEESGGNGPSVPMDRKHASLPRTTIVHSNPIPAKEQPLAASSRVRPVSDDSCKNPWEKERGPANVPRASLPPQGLQAQAGPGRVNGSVMNSGYPSHQQIPQAYGYHQMPARLDSTNQSQAMGGYTLHSQAQACANSKGTADVAVNMRAPPFHVPAGPKNNPLDRITSGTDIYTRSLNGIVAAAAASVGTGTGTHRNVGVVPSGMSRMY
- the LOC120664504 gene encoding mitogen-activated protein kinase 10-like isoform X2, with translation MQQEQRKKSSAEAEFFTEYGDANRYKIQEVIGKGSYGVVCSAIDLHTRQRVAIKKIHNIFEHVSDAARILREIKLLRLLRHPDIVEIKHIMLPPSRKDFKDIYVVFELMESDLHQVIKANDDLTKEHYQFFLYQLLRALKYIHTANVYHRDLKPKNILANSNCKLKICDFGLARVAFNDTPTTVFWTDYVATRWYRAPELCGSFFSKYTPAIDIWSIGCIFAEVLTGKPLFPGKNVVHQLDLMTDLLGTPSMDTISRVRNEKARRYLSSMRKKDPVPFSQKFPNADPLALKLLEKLLAFDPKDRPTAEEALRDPYFKGLARVEREPSCQPIKKVEFDFEHKRMSKEEIRKLIFREILEYHPQLLNSYTNGTERTTFLYPSAVDQFKKQFSHLEESGGNGPSVPMDRKHASLPRTTIVHSNPIPAKEQPLAASSRVRPVSDDSCKNPWEKERGPANVPRASLPPQGLQAQAGPGRVNGSVMNSGYPSHQQIPQAYGYHQMPARLDSTNQSQAMGGYTLHSQAQACANSKGTADVAVNMRAPPFHVPAGPKNNPLDRITSGTDIYTRSLNGIVAAAAASVGTGTGTHRNVGVVPSGMSRMY